A single window of Rubripirellula lacrimiformis DNA harbors:
- a CDS encoding trypsin-like peptidase domain-containing protein produces the protein MTRLMFACLAMGCLVANAFSGLASAADAILIEFSSARCMPCQAMKPVLAQLERAGVPVRHVDVSAESAVAARYGIRQTPTFVVVSGGKEVTRLVGVQSIEQLYTALRTNPAGPLFDTRSKQRVADAFPAPQTRLAPVGRTGFGAANQSNPATLNRPRDPNAGSQSPSRTLVAASPPAFDPRGEAMPSMSMADAVQRAQGATVRLRVHDGNGYGAGTGTIIDTHGEDALVLTCGHLFRDNDGKGKVEVDLFVGGEVRTVSGEVIDFDADSRDIALVAIRPGFAVQPVSVITTDQMPRNGQTMFSFGCDRGDDPSRRDTRITGINKYNQHLGASNIEIDGAPIDGRSGGGLFDAQGRLVGVCNAADYKNDVGIYAGPGSVQWQLDRVNLSHLYQPKSGSAAIAASASNASAPLAAPQNQPPADRMASLAPNPPSGFSAQPSAIAPAGYQETVGGAGQPSSDQEVIVIVRDRNNPAATSQVMTLHQPTADLMQMIQRHAR, from the coding sequence GTGACACGGCTGATGTTCGCTTGTTTGGCAATGGGATGTTTGGTTGCCAACGCTTTTTCAGGATTGGCTTCCGCTGCCGATGCCATCTTGATCGAATTTTCGTCCGCTCGGTGCATGCCGTGCCAGGCGATGAAGCCCGTGTTGGCTCAACTGGAACGGGCCGGCGTCCCGGTTCGCCATGTTGACGTCAGTGCCGAGTCCGCGGTTGCGGCTCGCTATGGGATCCGCCAGACGCCCACTTTTGTGGTCGTTTCGGGCGGCAAAGAAGTCACTCGCTTGGTGGGCGTCCAGTCGATCGAGCAGTTGTACACCGCCCTGCGAACCAATCCCGCTGGGCCCCTGTTCGACACCCGCAGCAAACAACGCGTCGCGGACGCATTCCCCGCTCCCCAGACTCGTTTAGCACCCGTCGGCCGAACCGGATTCGGTGCGGCAAATCAATCCAACCCCGCGACACTGAATCGTCCTCGCGATCCAAATGCGGGCTCCCAATCGCCTTCGCGAACTCTGGTTGCCGCGTCGCCCCCGGCGTTCGACCCACGCGGTGAAGCGATGCCAAGCATGTCGATGGCGGACGCTGTTCAACGAGCCCAAGGGGCCACCGTTCGTCTGCGAGTCCACGATGGAAACGGATACGGCGCCGGTACCGGCACGATCATCGACACCCATGGTGAAGACGCCCTGGTGCTGACCTGTGGCCACCTGTTTCGCGACAATGACGGCAAAGGCAAAGTCGAAGTCGACCTGTTCGTCGGCGGCGAAGTTCGCACGGTCAGCGGCGAAGTCATCGACTTCGATGCCGATAGCCGCGATATCGCTTTGGTCGCGATCCGCCCCGGATTCGCCGTCCAACCGGTCAGTGTGATCACCACCGATCAGATGCCTCGCAATGGCCAAACCATGTTCAGTTTCGGCTGCGACCGAGGCGACGATCCATCCCGCCGCGACACTCGCATCACCGGAATCAACAAGTACAACCAGCACCTTGGTGCATCGAATATCGAAATCGATGGTGCACCGATCGACGGGCGAAGCGGCGGAGGATTGTTCGACGCACAAGGTCGTTTGGTCGGTGTCTGCAACGCGGCCGACTACAAGAATGACGTCGGCATCTACGCCGGGCCGGGATCTGTGCAGTGGCAACTTGACCGCGTGAACCTGTCGCACCTGTACCAGCCCAAATCGGGATCCGCCGCTATCGCGGCCTCCGCATCGAACGCATCCGCACCCCTGGCGGCACCCCAAAACCAGCCACCGGCGGACCGAATGGCCTCGCTTGCACCGAATCCCCCATCTGGGTTTTCGGCCCAGCCATCGGCGATCGCACCGGCGGGATATCAGGAAACCGTTGGTGGTGCTGGCCAACCTAGCAGCGACCAAGAAGTGATCGTGATCGTCCGAGATCGCAACAACCCGGCTGCGACATCGCAGGTGATGACGCTTCACCAACCGACCGCGGATCTGATGCAAATGATCCAACGCCACGCTCGATAG
- a CDS encoding SMP-30/gluconolactonase/LRE family protein, with amino-acid sequence MRFGCFFALVLVGVVSVADDSAATSDAGPPESHPIIADGVQLQLAGDGYSFTEGPTADADGNVYFTDQPNDRIVFFDFATRKASTWLQPAGRSNGLYFVAKDRMIACADAENQLWSFNLNDKSHKVLLENNNGQRFGGPNDCWADQDGSIYFTDPMYQRPYWNTPLPADHPRGVYRLSAGGELTQLLDNLVQPNGIIGDAERRRLYIADIGDKKTYSYRIAQDGSLIDRELYCTSGSDGMTIDINRRLYLTGSEGVTVYKDDGTLVETIAVPRKWTANVTFGGPENKHLFITAGDSVFTIETTTEGL; translated from the coding sequence ATGCGATTCGGTTGTTTCTTTGCACTGGTCTTGGTTGGTGTCGTCTCGGTCGCCGATGATTCAGCGGCAACCAGTGATGCTGGTCCGCCCGAAAGTCATCCGATCATCGCCGATGGGGTTCAACTGCAACTCGCTGGCGATGGCTACTCGTTCACCGAGGGACCCACTGCCGACGCAGATGGCAACGTCTATTTCACCGATCAGCCCAACGATCGGATCGTCTTCTTTGACTTTGCGACTCGAAAGGCGTCGACCTGGTTGCAGCCGGCCGGACGCAGCAACGGTCTTTACTTTGTTGCAAAGGACCGAATGATCGCGTGTGCCGACGCCGAGAATCAACTTTGGTCGTTCAATTTGAATGACAAGTCGCACAAGGTGCTGTTGGAAAACAACAACGGACAGCGGTTCGGCGGACCCAACGATTGCTGGGCCGATCAGGACGGATCGATCTATTTTACGGATCCGATGTATCAACGCCCCTATTGGAATACACCGTTACCAGCGGACCATCCGCGTGGCGTCTACCGTTTGTCAGCCGGCGGGGAACTGACGCAACTGCTAGACAATTTGGTACAGCCCAACGGCATCATTGGCGACGCCGAACGACGTCGGTTGTACATTGCCGATATCGGTGACAAGAAAACGTATTCCTACCGCATCGCTCAGGACGGATCGTTGATTGATCGCGAATTGTATTGCACATCCGGTAGTGACGGGATGACGATCGATATCAATCGCCGCTTGTACCTGACCGGCAGCGAAGGAGTCACGGTTTACAAAGACGATGGTACCTTGGTGGAAACGATCGCGGTCCCCCGAAAATGGACGGCCAACGTTACTTTTGGTGGTCCTGAAAACAAGCACTTGTTCATCACCGCCGGCGATTCGGTGTTCACGATCGAAACCACCACCGAGGGGCTGTAA
- a CDS encoding serine/threonine protein kinase: protein MSTEPSEFTDFESVMADYLERTERGETPDPEAYLRAYPQFADDLGSFFRNHQWFGDSSSLAPPSLAGKRVGPYEIESEIARGGMGVVYRARQQGLDRPVALKLISTGVLASREERRRFRIEAEAAARLHHPGIIAIHEIGSWEGYEYFSMTLVDGPTLQQQVESDHFDDHNAAKVVHDIARAVAYAHRCGIVHRDLKPDNILISEDGRPLITDFGLAKWHREGTMLTRTGQVLGTPNYMSPEQACGRGDGDVANDIYSLGAILYAMLTGRPPHAGTCAAEVLRSVLQDEPEAPRHYRRDVSVVLEKICLKAIRFEPQQRYATADALADDLDKYLTGETTSAEGSGLIDLVAREIRRDQHQSHFVDWGRTLVKLGATIFAFHVAMFAMDLCELPNSISFWTPRLLMLVGILVIILRARGGGITPRTVAERPVYSIWIGYLAALSVMNVLILSGKIDEANLFPIAAVLSGFGFIAMSGHIWGGAAILGAVFLGAAMLAAFSPLYAPLIFGTTWLVSLCVLGHHYRRNG, encoded by the coding sequence ATGAGCACCGAGCCCTCTGAATTCACCGATTTTGAGTCCGTGATGGCGGACTACCTGGAACGGACCGAGCGGGGTGAAACGCCCGATCCGGAGGCGTACCTGCGTGCGTACCCGCAATTCGCGGACGATCTGGGCAGTTTTTTTCGCAACCATCAATGGTTTGGTGATTCATCATCGCTGGCCCCGCCATCGTTGGCTGGAAAAAGAGTTGGCCCCTACGAAATCGAATCTGAAATTGCCCGTGGTGGGATGGGCGTCGTGTACCGGGCTCGCCAACAGGGACTCGATCGCCCGGTCGCGTTGAAACTGATCAGCACCGGGGTGCTAGCGAGCCGCGAAGAACGCCGACGATTTCGAATCGAAGCGGAAGCAGCCGCCCGTCTGCATCACCCTGGGATCATCGCGATCCACGAAATCGGGTCCTGGGAAGGGTACGAGTACTTTTCGATGACGCTGGTCGACGGCCCGACCTTGCAGCAACAAGTCGAATCCGACCACTTTGACGATCATAACGCTGCCAAAGTCGTCCACGACATCGCTCGCGCGGTCGCCTACGCCCACCGCTGCGGGATCGTCCACCGGGACCTAAAACCCGATAACATTCTGATCAGCGAGGATGGACGCCCTCTGATTACCGATTTTGGGCTGGCCAAATGGCACCGCGAAGGCACCATGCTGACTCGCACCGGCCAGGTCCTTGGCACACCGAATTACATGAGCCCCGAGCAAGCCTGTGGGCGTGGTGATGGTGATGTGGCCAACGACATCTATTCGCTTGGCGCCATTCTGTACGCGATGCTAACCGGCCGACCGCCCCACGCCGGGACATGCGCCGCGGAAGTGCTGCGAAGCGTACTTCAAGATGAACCGGAGGCTCCGCGGCATTACCGTCGTGATGTTTCAGTGGTGCTAGAGAAAATCTGCTTGAAGGCAATCCGGTTCGAACCGCAGCAACGATATGCCACGGCCGACGCGCTGGCAGACGACCTGGACAAATACCTCACTGGCGAAACGACCAGCGCCGAAGGCAGTGGGTTGATCGACCTGGTGGCTCGAGAAATCCGACGTGACCAGCATCAAAGCCACTTCGTCGATTGGGGGCGAACTCTGGTGAAGTTGGGCGCAACGATTTTTGCGTTTCACGTCGCGATGTTCGCCATGGATTTGTGCGAACTGCCAAATTCAATTTCTTTCTGGACGCCCCGGTTGCTGATGCTTGTTGGCATCCTGGTCATCATCTTGCGCGCTCGCGGCGGCGGCATCACGCCGCGGACCGTCGCCGAGCGACCGGTCTATTCGATTTGGATCGGCTACCTAGCAGCGCTGTCGGTGATGAACGTCTTGATACTGTCGGGGAAGATCGACGAAGCCAACCTGTTTCCGATCGCCGCGGTGCTCAGCGGATTTGGTTTCATCGCGATGAGCGGGCACATCTGGGGTGGCGCCGCCATCCTGGGCGCTGTTTTTCTAGGCGCCGCAATGCTGGCCGCGTTCAGCCCTCTGTACGCCCCGTTGATATTCGGCACCACATGGTTGGTCAGCCTATGCGTGCTGGGGCATCACTACCGCCGCAACGGTTGA